The Syntrophorhabdales bacterium genomic sequence TCGTGAACCGTCTCTATGTAGAGGCCGACCTGAAGATTCTCACAGGCTTTATAGAGCCCCATATGTGGGCTGGTTATTCCGGTGGCAGAAAATCGATCTTACCGGGAATCTCTTCTGTTGAAACGCTCGAATTCATGCACGGTCCGGAAATGATTGCGCACCCGATGACCGAATACGGCCAGCTGGACGGAAATCTTTTTCACGAAGCCGGCCTCCAGATTATGGAGAAAACAGGCGCCGACTTCATGGTGAATGTGACGCTCAACAAAAAGAGAGAGATTACCGGGATTTTCTCGGGTCACCCCGTAAAGGCGCATCTGGGGGGCTGCGCGTTTCTGGCAAAGCACTGCGTGCGTGAGATCGATGCGCCGCTTGATTTTGTTATCACCACAAATTCCGGCGCGCCTCTCGACTGCAACCTGTATCAGAGCGTCAAGGGCATGACCGGAGCCGCAACAGTGGTCAAGCGAGGCGGCGATATTCTTATTGCCACACGTTGCGCGGAAGGTGCGGGCAGCCCTGAATACAAAGAAGTGCTCAACATGGTCGATTCTCCTGAATCTTTTGTCTGTCGGATCATGCAAAAAGAATTTTTCATTCCTGACCAATGGTGCGCTCAGGAAATGTACCAGGTGCTGATGGAGAAGGACGTATGGGTTTACACAGAAGGTTTTTCGCAGGAGGAGCTCAAGCGATACCATCTGCGTCCCGTTGATTCAATCGAAGGATGCATCCGTTCACTTTTTCAGAAACATGGCGTACATGCCCGCTGGGCAGTGGTTCCCGACGGGCCGATGGTGATTCTCAGGCTGAAAGAAGCAGGGGCGTGAGCAGTAAAGGATAAGGCAGAGAAGGACAGGAAATCACTATAAGAAGGTATTCTATGAAAGAAAAAATAGAGCAACTGATTGGAGAGTGCCGGGGTTTCCTCAAAGATGAGCAGATAGTCACGGACAAGGAAGGCATGTCCCACTACTGTTACGATGCGACCGAAATGCGCTTCATGCCTGACGTCGTGCTCCTGCCATTCTCCACTGAAGAGATATCGAAGATACTGAAGCTGGCTTACACTAACGATATACCGGTCACGCCGCAGGGTGGCAGAACAGGTCTCTCTGGAGGCGCGTTGCCCGTAAAGGGTGGTGTGCTTCTCTCCCTCCTCAGGATGAACAGGATACTGGAGATCGATGAGAAAAATATGCAGGTTGTGGTGGAGCCGGGTGTGGTTTCAGCTGATCTGCAGGAGACATTGAAAAAGTACAATCTCTTTTTTCCGCCGGACCCGTCAAGCACCATAGAGAGCACGCTCGGCGGCAATGTGGCAGAGAATGCCGGCTACACGAGAGCGGTGAAGTACGGAGTGACCAGGGACTACATTATCGGTCTTGAGGCTGTTTTGCCGAATGGCGACGTAATCAACGTGGGCGGCCGGACGGTGAAGAATGTCACAGGGTATGATCTTGTCGCGCTTATTATCGGCTCTGAGGGTACCCTTGCGGTGGTGACTAAGATTACTGCAAAGCTGCTGCCGAAACCCTTCCTTCGACGGACATGCATTTTTTATCTGGATGATCTTGTTGCAGCCGCAGACCTTGTGGTCTCGGTGTTCGGCTGCGGGATAATCCCCTGCGCTATAGAATTCATGGATAACACAAGCATTAAATGTGTTGCCGATTACCTCTCTGCGGATCTGCGCAAGGATGCGGCGGCGATGGTGCTGATCGAAGTCGACGGGAGCAATCAGGCTGCCGTGGATGAAGACGTCAAACTGGTGATGGCGACCGCTGATAAAGCCAGGGGCGTGATCGAAACCAAACTCGCCGGCAGTGATGAGGAAGCAGAACGGTTGTGGCGTATCCGGAGGGAGACCCTGCCTGCCTTAAAGGCACTCGGGAAAGATCACCTCGAGGCCGATGTCGTGGTCCCCCGGTATCAACTGCCCTTGCTTGCCCGGTCGATACAGGAGAGTGGTGCAGGAAAGAAAGTGAACATAGCGACGTACGGCCATTCAGGAGACGGGAATCTCCACGTCACGATCCAGTACAGGAAAAGAAACTTTGCTGAGACTGAGGAAGCATACGAGCTACTGGGAGAGATATACAGAAAGACTATCGATATGGGAGGAAAGCTGAGCGGCGAACACGGCATCGGGCTTACTGCGAAAAATTACATGTCTGCGCAGATGGGCAGAACCGAGATTGAGCTGATGAAACGCATTAAACAGGCCTTCGATCCTAAAGGCCTGCTTAATCCACAAAAAATATTCCCTGATGAGGAATGAAAAAATGCAGACCGCTCCGCTAGGACGACCGCCCTGCGGGCTAGGAAGATGGAAGGGGAAAGTGAAAACCCATTTCAGCACCAGAGCTGTGGCTTCTTTCGCGCTCGCGGCGCAAGCTTCGCTCGGGGCTGCCGGGATGGGTTTGATGTATTTCGAGGCGTTAGGAGTTGGGAGTCGGAGATAGTACTGATGTACATCGACGAGTCACGACGACGCGGCGTGCGACCCGCGAAGCGAGCTGGCTGCATTCTATTGTTGTTAAAGGTCGCGGGTGCCCCGCTAAATCATCGGGCAAACTGTTAAACGTGGGCGCAAACCCTAATCCTGGCGGCACCGACGAACATTACAAGGAGAGAAAGAAAAATGAGAAAAGGATTACAGCAGGACATAATCAAAAAATTGGAGGACATAGTCGGGGAAAACCATGTACTGAAGACCGAAGAGACTCTGGAAAAGTACAGCAAGGATGAAACACTGGGCCTCCAGGCCTGGCCCGATGCGGCTGTGCGAGTCGGCTCGGCTGATGAAGTCTCTAAAGTACTGCGCGTGGCAAACGAATACTCAATCCCGGTGACACCGCGGGGGCTGGGCACTTCCTTGAGCGGAGGTTCAGTGCCCGTTCACGGTGGGATAGTCCTTTCCCTGGAAAGAATGAATCAGCTGCTCGAAATCGATCAGGAGAACCTGATGGCGGTCACGCAGCCCGGCATCGTTACATCCGAACTCCACCGGCTTGTGGAGGAGCAGGGCTGTTTCTATCCCCCGGACCCTGCCAGTAAGGATAGTTGCAGTATCGGGGGAAATGTCGCCGAGGGATCAGGTGGGCCCCGGGCTGTCCGTTACGGGACCACCAAAGATTATGTATGCGGCCTGGAGGCGGTTTTGCCTTCCGGAGAGATGATGACTATCGGAGGAAAGGTGGTGAAGGACGTTACCGGGTATAACCTTTGCCAACTCCTGGTAGGCTCTGAGGGCACGTTGGCCATAGTCACCAATATTATCCTTCGTCTGATCCCCAAACCCAAGATGAAAGTGGATCTGCTTGCGCCGTTCAATGCACTTGCACCCGCGGCCGAAGCTGTCTCCGCGATCATCGGAGAGAAGATTGTGCCTACTGCGATAGAGTTCATGGATAACCCCGCGATCAGGCTTGCCGAGAGGTACCTCAACAAGAAGGTCGTTTTCAATACTGCTGCCGCTCATCTGTTAGTTCAGCTTGACGGAAATCGGCAGGAGGATTTCGAGCATGCGATGGACGTGGTGGAGCACATTTTTGAAAAATTCGGCGCCTGGGATCTGCTTGTAGCAAAAGAGCCCGAGGCCCAGAACAGACTATGGGAAGCCCGCCGCTGCATCTTTGAGGCAGCCAACCGCATGGGCGTTATATACGAGACCATGGATGTGGTGGCGCCGCGCTGCTGCGTTGCAGACCTCGTGAAAGCCAGTGAAACGATAGCCGAAGAGTTTCGTCTCGACCCCTTGTGCGTGGGCCACGCGGGTGATGGAAACGTTCATGTGCTCTATTTCAAAAAAGATGACATGGACAAGGAAGAGTGGGATAGGACCCTTCCAAAAGCCAGCAAGCTGCTCTACCAGAAGACTCTTGAAATGGGCGGAAAGATAACGGCTGAGCACGGCATAGGTCTTACCAGAAAAAAATATCTGCGCATGGACTACACTGAAAGGCAGATCGATCTCTTGAGGGGGATAAAGAAGACATTTGATCCGAAGGGGATTTTGAATCCGGGAAAAATTTTCGATCCGTGATCGGCGGGTGCACAGGTAAGCGCGCGTAAGTCAATCGCTATGCCTGCAGTCCCCTTGCGCGTGAAGTCCAGCAGGAATTATTCTTCAGCCTTGCCCTCCTTCTCTGAAAAGCCGGGTATGGACCTTCTTGAGTTCCTCGGGGATAGCAACGTGCTGAGGGCATTTCTCCTCGCATTCGCCACACTCGGTACATGCGGACGCCCTCTGCTCGGGAGCCAAGAAGGCGTTGTAGACCAGCACCCCTGTAGGATCTTTGAACGTCATCGTGTCATTGTAGAGGGAAAGGTTCATGGGGATATTGACGCCCGAAGGGCAGGGCATACAGTAGGCGCAGCCCGTGCAGTTGACGGTAAGCAGGCTGCGATAGACATTGCGCGCCTGGTCAATGAGGAGCAAATCCGCAGGCGAGAGAGAATTTGCCGTGCCTTTTTGCGCAGAGCGGACATTCTCCCACACCTGCTCCAGGCTGCTCATGCCTGAAAGGACCGTTGCCACCTCGGGGCGATTCCAGACCCACCGCAACGCCAGCTCGCTAGGGAGCCTCTTTTCAGGTGACGCCTCGAAGAGTTCCTGCACTTGAGGCGGTACCTTTGCCAGCTTCCCTCCGCGGAGTGGCTCCATCACCACAACGCCTATGCCTTTCGATGCCGCGTACGCGATGCCTTCGCCGCCCGCTTGGTATACCTCGTCCAGGTAGTTGTACTGGATCTGACACATGGTCCAATCGTAGGCGTCTGCTATCTCCTTAAATACGGCGAAGGTGTCATGAAAAGAGAAGCCCACGCGGCGCACGCGGCCTTCCTTCACAGCCTTCTCAAGGAACGGAAATACGCCAAGGTTCTTCGCGTTCTCCCACGTCACTGCATTCAACCCGTGGAGGAGATAGAGATCGAGGTAGCCTGTCTGGAGTCGTTTGAGCTGCTCACCGAGAAACCTGTCGAAGTCCTCACGCTTCTTGGCCAGGAACACAGGCAGCTTCGTGGCGAGAGTGACGCGGTCACGATAGGGTTTCAGCAGTTTGCCGAATACCATCTCGCTCTTGCCACCGTGATAGTTGTAGGCCGTATCGAAGTAGTTGACGCCGTGCTCTATAGCATACTCGACCATCTTCGCGGTCTCTTCCTCATCGATTGATCGTGCGGGATCGAAGGAATCGGTCGGATTCTGCGTTCCTCCGACCAGGGGAAGGCGCATGGCGCCGAAGCCGAGGATGGAAACGGGTATCTCTTTCAGGGACCTGTACAGCATATGCCCTCCTTATGTTCCTGTGGTCAGACTACAACAGACAGTTTACCAGCACCGAAGGGTGGCGTCCAGACAAGCGCCATGCCCAGCGTGTGGATCGAGACGAAACCAATACCCTTGACTGCCGTATAAGGAAAAATGCTTCTTCAAATTGATACTGCATTTGAATCAGCGTAGAGTGGAATTAAATGCAGGAGAGTCGTGACAGGACGGAGAGCATATGAATGAATTCGACGTGATCGTCATAGGGGCGGGTCCTGCCGGTTGTTACGCCGCATTGAGCGCTGCTGCAAGAGGATGCACAGTGGCCCTTTTCGAGGAACATAGTGCCATAGGATGGCCCAGACACGACCCGGGTTGGCTGATGGCGTCTGATTTTTCCGAGTCCATCATAGGCAGTATGGGTGCGTCTGTTCCATGGGCAAGGGTCAAAGAATATAGAGTGTGCCATGCAGAATCGGGTGAGCTCATAGAGGCGAGCACACGGGCGGGTTTTATTGTCAGGAGAGACCTCCTTGAAAAAGAGTTAGCATCATTGGCAGTAAAAGCGGGCGCCCGCCTGTATCTGAAAACAAGGGTTGTGAATATTATCAAAACAGGCGATACAGTTGAAGGTATTGAAACAAACTCCAGAGCTACTCCAGAGGCCAGGGCGCGGATCATCATATGTGCTGACGGTATCAGATCCGCAAGTCATGGATTCGCCGCAAAGGAAGCGTTGTGCAAGAGCACCGATCCAAAGCCGGGAATAAGCTACCTTCTTGCAAACGCGGATGTAGCACCGGGAGTCATTGAACACTTCATGTCCCCGGATCCGCTGCTCAATTACAAGACCTTCTTTACCCATGGCGATGGTTTATCCATTTTCAGCATGTTGTCCGCGGCAGCGTTTCATGATCTGAGGGAGAGAAAGGATAATGTGGTATCGCGCAAAATAGCGAATGCCTGTCCTCTGGA encodes the following:
- the larA gene encoding nickel-dependent lactate racemase: IHRPSTEEERARLVGQEIVSAYRIVDHLSKRKEDMVEVGTIAGAVPALVNRLYVEADLKILTGFIEPHMWAGYSGGRKSILPGISSVETLEFMHGPEMIAHPMTEYGQLDGNLFHEAGLQIMEKTGADFMVNVTLNKKREITGIFSGHPVKAHLGGCAFLAKHCVREIDAPLDFVITTNSGAPLDCNLYQSVKGMTGAATVVKRGGDILIATRCAEGAGSPEYKEVLNMVDSPESFVCRIMQKEFFIPDQWCAQEMYQVLMEKDVWVYTEGFSQEELKRYHLRPVDSIEGCIRSLFQKHGVHARWAVVPDGPMVILRLKEAGA
- a CDS encoding FAD-linked oxidase C-terminal domain-containing protein codes for the protein MKEKIEQLIGECRGFLKDEQIVTDKEGMSHYCYDATEMRFMPDVVLLPFSTEEISKILKLAYTNDIPVTPQGGRTGLSGGALPVKGGVLLSLLRMNRILEIDEKNMQVVVEPGVVSADLQETLKKYNLFFPPDPSSTIESTLGGNVAENAGYTRAVKYGVTRDYIIGLEAVLPNGDVINVGGRTVKNVTGYDLVALIIGSEGTLAVVTKITAKLLPKPFLRRTCIFYLDDLVAAADLVVSVFGCGIIPCAIEFMDNTSIKCVADYLSADLRKDAAAMVLIEVDGSNQAAVDEDVKLVMATADKARGVIETKLAGSDEEAERLWRIRRETLPALKALGKDHLEADVVVPRYQLPLLARSIQESGAGKKVNIATYGHSGDGNLHVTIQYRKRNFAETEEAYELLGEIYRKTIDMGGKLSGEHGIGLTAKNYMSAQMGRTEIELMKRIKQAFDPKGLLNPQKIFPDEE
- a CDS encoding FAD-linked oxidase C-terminal domain-containing protein, producing MRKGLQQDIIKKLEDIVGENHVLKTEETLEKYSKDETLGLQAWPDAAVRVGSADEVSKVLRVANEYSIPVTPRGLGTSLSGGSVPVHGGIVLSLERMNQLLEIDQENLMAVTQPGIVTSELHRLVEEQGCFYPPDPASKDSCSIGGNVAEGSGGPRAVRYGTTKDYVCGLEAVLPSGEMMTIGGKVVKDVTGYNLCQLLVGSEGTLAIVTNIILRLIPKPKMKVDLLAPFNALAPAAEAVSAIIGEKIVPTAIEFMDNPAIRLAERYLNKKVVFNTAAAHLLVQLDGNRQEDFEHAMDVVEHIFEKFGAWDLLVAKEPEAQNRLWEARRCIFEAANRMGVIYETMDVVAPRCCVADLVKASETIAEEFRLDPLCVGHAGDGNVHVLYFKKDDMDKEEWDRTLPKASKLLYQKTLEMGGKITAEHGIGLTRKKYLRMDYTERQIDLLRGIKKTFDPKGILNPGKIFDP
- a CDS encoding aldo/keto reductase; translated protein: MLYRSLKEIPVSILGFGAMRLPLVGGTQNPTDSFDPARSIDEEETAKMVEYAIEHGVNYFDTAYNYHGGKSEMVFGKLLKPYRDRVTLATKLPVFLAKKREDFDRFLGEQLKRLQTGYLDLYLLHGLNAVTWENAKNLGVFPFLEKAVKEGRVRRVGFSFHDTFAVFKEIADAYDWTMCQIQYNYLDEVYQAGGEGIAYAASKGIGVVVMEPLRGGKLAKVPPQVQELFEASPEKRLPSELALRWVWNRPEVATVLSGMSSLEQVWENVRSAQKGTANSLSPADLLLIDQARNVYRSLLTVNCTGCAYCMPCPSGVNIPMNLSLYNDTMTFKDPTGVLVYNAFLAPEQRASACTECGECEEKCPQHVAIPEELKKVHTRLFREGGQG
- a CDS encoding NAD(P)/FAD-dependent oxidoreductase, producing MNEFDVIVIGAGPAGCYAALSAAARGCTVALFEEHSAIGWPRHDPGWLMASDFSESIIGSMGASVPWARVKEYRVCHAESGELIEASTRAGFIVRRDLLEKELASLAVKAGARLYLKTRVVNIIKTGDTVEGIETNSRATPEARARIIICADGIRSASHGFAAKEALCKSTDPKPGISYLLANADVAPGVIEHFMSPDPLLNYKTFFTHGDGLSIFSMLSAAAFHDLRERKDNVVSRKIANACPLEISGFARTSAGKYGDYFSSMISGNIIFVGDASGGAGNIHGMIQGQMAATVAASALRDKDTGKERLSEYHELVRSTLAKAPFFYFSARKDFSSFENWFREVEEATQGLTASECSLPFRRFL